The Flavobacterium psychrophilum genome includes a region encoding these proteins:
- a CDS encoding 3-phosphoshikimate 1-carboxyvinyltransferase has product MNIRLHLPNGIQSSSLQITGSKSETNRLLLLQALYDGITINNASESDDSEAMQKALAGNGDVVDIHHAGTAMRFLTAYYAIQEDREVTLTGSPRMKERPIGVLVDALRSLGSDIEYEENEGFPPLRIKGKKLTANKVSIKANVSSQYITALLLIAAKLENGLEITLDGEITSRPYLEMTLALLREVGITATFEGQTIKVLPSTNNHQPKTITVESDWSSASYFYSIVALSEMGTSVTLSSYKQNSLQGDSALAGIYIDFGVDTVFTETGITLSKIRIPNHGTLDLINTPDIAQTIAVTCFGLGIGCHLTGLHTLKIKETDRLEALKTELEKLGAAITVTNDSLTLAPSGDSKEDIAIATYNDHRMAMAFAPLGIKVPIIINDAEVVSKSFPSFWDDLQTLGFTVSTL; this is encoded by the coding sequence ATGAATATCCGCCTGCATCTGCCGAATGGCATTCAATCATCTTCACTTCAAATAACAGGGAGCAAATCAGAAACCAACAGGCTTTTGCTTTTGCAGGCGTTGTACGACGGTATAACCATAAATAATGCATCTGAATCTGATGATAGCGAAGCCATGCAAAAAGCACTGGCCGGAAATGGGGATGTTGTAGATATTCATCATGCAGGTACTGCCATGCGTTTTCTCACGGCATATTATGCCATACAAGAGGACAGGGAAGTTACACTTACAGGATCGCCACGAATGAAGGAACGCCCAATAGGTGTATTGGTTGATGCGTTGCGAAGCCTTGGTTCGGATATTGAGTATGAAGAGAATGAGGGCTTTCCTCCGTTAAGGATAAAAGGAAAAAAACTTACTGCTAATAAAGTTAGTATTAAAGCCAATGTAAGCAGCCAGTATATTACTGCGTTGTTGCTTATCGCCGCAAAGCTGGAAAACGGACTTGAAATTACCCTTGACGGCGAAATAACATCGCGTCCTTACCTCGAAATGACACTGGCGCTGCTTCGCGAAGTGGGTATTACCGCTACTTTTGAAGGACAAACGATAAAAGTTTTGCCATCAACCAATAACCATCAACCGAAAACCATTACAGTTGAGAGCGACTGGAGTTCGGCATCCTATTTTTATTCGATAGTGGCGTTGTCGGAAATGGGGACTTCGGTTACGTTATCCTCCTATAAGCAAAATAGCCTTCAGGGCGATAGTGCTTTAGCCGGTATATATATAGATTTTGGTGTGGATACCGTTTTTACTGAAACGGGAATTACATTAAGCAAAATCAGAATCCCGAACCACGGAACCCTCGATCTTATAAATACGCCGGACATTGCCCAGACCATTGCTGTTACCTGCTTTGGCTTAGGAATAGGCTGTCATCTTACAGGGCTTCATACTTTAAAGATAAAGGAAACCGACAGGCTGGAAGCGCTTAAAACCGAACTGGAAAAACTTGGTGCAGCAATAACCGTAACAAACGATAGCCTTACACTGGCACCATCGGGCGATAGTAAAGAAGATATTGCCATTGCAACCTACAACGACCATCGTATGGCCATGGCTTTTGCGCCGCTTGGTATT
- a CDS encoding pyrophosphatase, with translation MDIKNAQQDVDNWIKEHGVRYFNELTNMAQLTEEVGEVARIIARRYGEQSEKESDKAKDLGEELADVVFVVLCLANQTGVNLQEAFDKKMDFKTKRDHDRHHNNEKLK, from the coding sequence ATGGATATAAAAAACGCACAGCAGGATGTAGATAACTGGATTAAAGAGCATGGAGTACGCTATTTTAACGAGCTTACCAATATGGCCCAGCTTACTGAAGAGGTAGGGGAAGTTGCCCGCATTATTGCCCGCCGCTACGGCGAACAAAGTGAAAAAGAAAGCGACAAGGCAAAAGACCTTGGCGAAGAACTTGCTGATGTGGTTTTTGTAGTGTTGTGCCTGGCAAACCAGACCGGTGTAAACCTTCAGGAAGCTTTTGATAAAAAGATGGACTTTAAAACCAAACGCGACCACGACAGGCACCACAATAACGAGAAGCTAAAATAA
- a CDS encoding transglutaminase, whose product MKLIQTLLLLLAFTFGASAQDFRVFKVTKEELEEKVHPTDTSASAAILHKLGKTYFMITSEGYWNVVTETVTRIKIYKKDGYKYASDELAYYTGGKNIKVNYTDAYTYNLVGNEIVRTRLKGDGEFKEKISEKYEKRKITMPDVKERCIIEFTSTVINPFFSVFPDWYFQYDIPANYIEYKISIPQYFIYNRYMAGYSKVTKSETMINRPAGKDYTEYVDLFSAYNVKAVNDEAFVNNIENYMPILKHELSSTNFSSSGKKNYSTDWASVSKTIYDDDNFGRELKMDSYYKQDLTELLKSTLSTDDKIQKIFNHVKSTMNWNGYNSYFCDKGVKKAYAAKTGNVAEINLILTAMLREAGLKADPVLVSTRSNGIAMFPSYSAYNYVVAGVETDKGIVLLDATSKYSNPGLLPLRALNWQGRMIRKDGSTKDIDLMPTKSSKEVVSIAAAMDKDGAISGKVRNQKQDYYAYVFRENYADMNEDTYAESLEKKHKGIEIGTYKRTDGKVADKPLLEEYEFTHKNVSDVIGGKIYFSPMLYFTEKQNPFKQDEREFPIDFGYPWQDKYMINITLPEGYVVESLPKPTAVAMEENIGSFKYNAAVQGNLIQISVTLDINYPNVSNVYYKTLKDFYQMVIDKQNEKIVLKRA is encoded by the coding sequence ATGAAATTAATACAAACCTTGTTATTGCTGCTCGCCTTTACTTTCGGCGCATCGGCACAAGATTTTAGAGTCTTTAAAGTTACAAAAGAAGAGCTTGAGGAAAAAGTGCACCCTACTGATACGTCAGCATCTGCTGCAATATTGCATAAACTAGGAAAAACCTATTTTATGATAACCAGCGAAGGTTATTGGAACGTTGTTACAGAGACAGTAACCCGTATAAAAATTTATAAAAAAGACGGCTACAAATACGCCAGCGATGAATTGGCCTATTACACAGGTGGAAAAAATATCAAAGTGAACTATACCGATGCTTATACTTATAATTTGGTAGGCAATGAGATAGTTAGAACCAGGCTAAAAGGCGATGGTGAGTTTAAAGAAAAAATAAGCGAAAAGTACGAGAAAAGAAAAATCACGATGCCCGATGTTAAGGAGAGATGTATAATTGAGTTTACAAGTACTGTTATAAATCCATTTTTCTCTGTTTTTCCGGACTGGTATTTTCAATATGATATTCCTGCAAATTATATAGAGTATAAGATTTCTATTCCTCAGTATTTTATTTACAACAGGTATATGGCAGGCTATTCTAAAGTTACCAAATCGGAAACTATGATAAACAGACCGGCAGGAAAGGATTATACAGAATACGTAGATCTCTTTTCGGCATACAATGTAAAGGCGGTTAACGATGAGGCTTTTGTAAATAATATAGAAAACTACATGCCAATATTAAAGCATGAGTTGTCTTCTACAAATTTTAGTTCTTCCGGCAAGAAAAATTATTCTACCGATTGGGCTTCTGTATCAAAAACGATATACGACGACGATAATTTTGGACGTGAGCTTAAAATGGATTCGTACTATAAGCAGGATCTTACCGAATTATTAAAATCGACACTGTCTACAGACGATAAAATACAGAAGATATTTAACCATGTAAAAAGCACGATGAACTGGAACGGTTATAACAGCTATTTCTGTGATAAGGGAGTAAAAAAAGCGTATGCTGCCAAGACAGGAAATGTTGCCGAAATTAATCTTATACTTACCGCAATGCTTCGCGAGGCAGGATTAAAAGCAGACCCTGTGCTCGTAAGTACACGTTCTAACGGTATTGCAATGTTTCCCAGCTACTCGGCATACAATTACGTAGTGGCAGGTGTAGAAACAGATAAAGGTATAGTATTGCTGGATGCTACGAGTAAATATTCAAATCCGGGGCTTTTACCGTTAAGAGCGCTTAACTGGCAGGGACGCATGATTCGTAAAGATGGCTCTACAAAAGATATCGACTTAATGCCGACTAAAAGTTCTAAAGAAGTAGTGAGTATAGCAGCCGCAATGGATAAAGACGGAGCGATATCCGGTAAGGTAAGAAATCAGAAGCAGGATTATTATGCCTACGTATTCAGGGAAAACTATGCTGATATGAATGAAGATACCTACGCCGAAAGCCTCGAAAAAAAGCACAAAGGTATAGAGATAGGAACGTACAAAAGAACTGATGGAAAAGTAGCTGATAAGCCTTTACTGGAAGAATATGAGTTTACGCATAAAAATGTAAGCGATGTAATAGGCGGTAAAATATATTTTAGCCCAATGCTTTATTTTACCGAAAAGCAGAACCCGTTTAAGCAGGATGAAAGAGAATTTCCTATAGATTTTGGATACCCGTGGCAGGATAAATACATGATAAATATTACATTGCCTGAAGGTTATGTGGTAGAATCGCTTCCTAAGCCTACCGCAGTAGCTATGGAAGAAAACATAGGCAGCTTTAAATATAATGCAGCGGTACAGGGCAATTTAATACAGATAAGCGTTACTTTAGATATCAATTACCCTAATGTATCTAATGTGTATTACAAAACGCTTAAAGACTTTTACCAGATGGTGATAGACAAGCAAAACGAAAAAATAGTGCTTAAAAGAGCATAA
- a CDS encoding transglutaminase, producing the protein MILRFTLLLFFVLQQSLSAQEANLAVSLIPTELRENADAVVRLDRLDITISSVKSMYEKKTRIVTVLNESGLKSVNAVEYFDKSTSIQSIEAVVYDQGGNQIKKFKRKDFKEVAVSEGSIITDNRMLYLDYTAVQYPFTIVFTSETETSTTAFLPMWSAIEGSYTSTQKSEVNITCNPSLKLKYKEYNFDGSAVTKQQNGNVLSYSAENITAMKREDYSPSYQKIFPFVMFGLDKFYLEGVEGRADSWEAFGTWVYNSLLAGTDELPEETITKIKTVVGTETDPLKKAKKVYEYVQSKTRYISIQLGIGGWKPMKAKDVDRLGYGDCKALTNYTRVLLKAVGVDSYYTIIYGDSSKKDIKEDFVSMQGNHVILAIPNDGKIVWLECTSQVLPFGFQGDFTDDRMALLVKPEKSELVRTTIYDAKNNLQVCKGNYSISPTGSITASFVMASRGTQYDNKYFLEAKSKSDRDTYYKSGFPNVNNLKIKKADLKNNKDTQEFTEDIAVEAEGYCTKTGDKLIFAVNAFNQYSNIPQRYRSRKNPFEISRGFLDTDEMTIAIPEGFVMEAKPENVTIKDKFGEYSVEYVTSSTGSLQYKRSLLINSGYYASTDYEAYRLFREKIARTDNAKVVLVKK; encoded by the coding sequence ATGATTTTAAGATTTACGTTATTGTTATTCTTTGTGTTACAACAAAGCCTTTCTGCGCAGGAAGCGAACCTTGCGGTTTCCCTTATTCCTACAGAACTTAGAGAAAATGCCGATGCCGTGGTGCGTCTGGACAGGCTTGATATTACAATATCATCTGTAAAATCGATGTATGAAAAGAAGACCAGAATTGTAACGGTCTTAAACGAAAGCGGACTTAAGAGTGTTAACGCAGTAGAGTACTTTGATAAATCTACTTCGATACAATCTATTGAGGCTGTTGTTTACGATCAGGGCGGAAACCAGATAAAGAAATTTAAACGTAAAGATTTTAAAGAAGTTGCGGTTTCAGAAGGTTCTATAATTACAGATAACAGGATGCTTTATCTTGATTATACGGCCGTTCAGTATCCTTTCACTATTGTTTTTACCAGCGAAACAGAAACTTCTACAACTGCATTTTTACCAATGTGGTCTGCTATTGAAGGTTCTTATACCAGTACTCAAAAAAGCGAGGTAAATATTACCTGCAATCCATCATTAAAATTAAAATACAAAGAATATAATTTTGATGGTTCAGCGGTAACAAAGCAGCAAAATGGTAATGTGCTATCATATAGTGCCGAGAACATTACCGCAATGAAAAGAGAAGATTACTCGCCGTCCTACCAAAAAATATTTCCTTTTGTAATGTTTGGGCTTGATAAGTTTTACCTTGAGGGGGTGGAAGGCCGTGCAGACAGTTGGGAAGCTTTCGGAACATGGGTATACAACAGCCTTCTTGCCGGAACCGATGAACTGCCGGAAGAAACAATTACGAAAATTAAAACCGTAGTAGGTACAGAAACAGATCCGCTTAAAAAAGCTAAAAAGGTATACGAATACGTTCAGTCTAAAACCAGGTATATAAGCATACAGCTGGGAATAGGCGGATGGAAGCCTATGAAAGCAAAAGACGTTGACAGGCTTGGCTATGGCGACTGTAAAGCACTTACCAATTACACAAGGGTACTTCTAAAAGCTGTAGGTGTAGATTCATACTACACAATTATTTATGGCGATAGTAGTAAAAAAGATATAAAGGAGGATTTTGTAAGCATGCAGGGTAACCACGTTATACTTGCCATACCTAACGATGGAAAAATTGTATGGCTGGAATGTACCAGCCAGGTGTTGCCGTTTGGATTTCAGGGCGATTTTACAGACGACCGAATGGCGTTACTCGTGAAACCTGAAAAAAGCGAATTAGTAAGAACTACAATTTATGATGCCAAAAATAACCTGCAGGTGTGCAAAGGCAATTACAGCATATCACCAACAGGGAGTATAACGGCTTCGTTTGTTATGGCAAGCAGGGGAACACAATACGATAACAAATACTTTTTAGAAGCAAAATCTAAAAGTGATCGTGATACCTACTATAAATCTGGATTTCCTAATGTAAATAACCTGAAAATTAAGAAGGCCGATCTTAAAAATAATAAAGATACCCAGGAATTTACAGAGGACATTGCTGTGGAAGCCGAAGGTTATTGTACTAAAACCGGAGACAAGTTGATTTTTGCGGTTAACGCATTCAATCAGTATTCAAACATACCGCAGCGTTACCGTAGCAGGAAGAATCCTTTTGAAATATCAAGGGGTTTTCTGGATACCGATGAGATGACAATTGCCATACCCGAAGGCTTTGTAATGGAAGCTAAACCCGAAAATGTAACTATAAAAGATAAGTTCGGCGAATATTCTGTTGAATATGTAACGTCTTCAACGGGTTCGTTACAATATAAGAGATCACTGCTTATAAATTCCGGGTATTATGCCAGTACAGATTATGAAGCGTACAGGCTATTCAGGGAAAAAATAGCAAGGACTGATAACGCCAAAGTTGTACTTGTAAAAAAATAA
- a CDS encoding D-tyrosyl-tRNA(Tyr) deacylase — MRAVVQRVSEASVTIEGVRVADIKAGLLVLVGIEDADNQEDIDWLCAKIVKLRIFSDDEGLMNRAIEDVNGDIIIVSQFTLHAATKKGNRPSYIKAARPDVAIPLYENFIKQMEKELGKKVQTGRFGADMKVALLNDGPVTIFIDTKNKE, encoded by the coding sequence ATGAGGGCTGTTGTACAACGTGTAAGTGAAGCTTCTGTAACCATTGAAGGTGTTCGTGTTGCCGATATCAAAGCCGGACTTCTTGTACTTGTGGGTATTGAGGATGCCGACAATCAGGAAGATATCGACTGGCTTTGCGCTAAGATCGTAAAACTTCGCATTTTTAGCGATGATGAAGGGCTGATGAACCGCGCTATTGAAGACGTTAACGGCGATATTATAATTGTTAGCCAGTTTACACTACACGCTGCTACGAAAAAGGGTAATCGCCCGTCATACATAAAGGCAGCCAGGCCGGATGTTGCAATTCCGCTTTATGAGAATTTTATAAAGCAGATGGAAAAAGAATTGGGCAAAAAAGTGCAAACGGGTCGGTTTGGTGCCGACATGAAAGTAGCTTTGCTTAACGATGGCCCTGTAACTATATTTATAGACACAAAAAACAAAGAATAA
- a CDS encoding GTPase RsgA has protein sequence MTGLVYKSTGSWYTVRAEDGTFYECRIKGKFRIKGIKSTNPVAVGDVVDFDLDETSDATTGSIHTIQERKNYIIRKSVNLSKQVHIIASNIDKLFLLVTINNPPTTTSFIDRFLVTAEAYGIEAILVFNKIDTFDDAMLDEQLYMQYVYSNIGYKCLRVSSTSLKGIGELKAEMTGNVSMFSGHSGVGKSTLINTMQPDLNLKTKAISTQHSQGQHTTTFAEMFDLDFNARIIDTPGIRGFGIVDMEKQEIGDYFPEFFALKDQCKFNNCLHKDEPHCAVKDALDQDEIAWSRYRSYLQMLEGDDEHYRTDIYGDGKNNDDEE, from the coding sequence ATGACAGGATTGGTTTATAAATCTACCGGAAGCTGGTATACTGTGAGAGCAGAAGATGGAACTTTTTACGAATGCCGTATAAAAGGTAAATTCCGTATAAAAGGTATTAAAAGTACAAACCCCGTTGCCGTAGGTGATGTGGTTGATTTTGACCTTGATGAAACATCTGATGCCACAACGGGATCGATACACACTATTCAGGAACGTAAAAACTATATTATACGTAAATCGGTAAACCTGTCTAAGCAGGTGCACATCATTGCCTCTAATATAGACAAGCTGTTCCTGCTGGTTACTATAAACAATCCGCCTACTACCACAAGTTTTATAGATCGTTTCCTTGTTACTGCCGAGGCCTATGGTATTGAGGCGATACTTGTATTCAATAAAATTGACACGTTTGACGATGCAATGCTCGACGAGCAACTGTATATGCAATATGTGTATAGCAATATTGGGTATAAGTGCCTTCGCGTATCGTCTACTTCTTTAAAAGGTATAGGGGAACTTAAAGCCGAAATGACAGGAAATGTAAGTATGTTCTCGGGGCATTCCGGTGTCGGTAAATCTACGCTTATAAATACTATGCAGCCCGATCTTAACCTTAAGACCAAAGCTATATCTACTCAGCACAGCCAGGGACAACATACCACTACGTTTGCAGAAATGTTTGATCTTGATTTTAATGCAAGGATAATAGATACTCCGGGCATCAGGGGCTTTGGTATTGTAGATATGGAGAAACAGGAAATAGGCGACTACTTTCCGGAATTCTTTGCATTGAAAGACCAGTGTAAGTTTAACAACTGCCTGCATAAAGACGAACCGCATTGTGCTGTTAAAGATGCTCTGGACCAGGATGAAATAGCATGGTCGCGTTACAGAAGTTACCTGCAAATGCTGGAAGGTGATGACGAACATTACCGTACCGACATTTATGGTGACGGTAAAAACAATGACGACGAAGAATAA
- a CDS encoding cytochrome C4, with protein MENSSAMRKWLDDFNLSHPLVIAGPCSAETEDQVLKIAQELKDSDVSIFRAGIWKPRTRPGGFEGVGAIGLKWLQKAKAETGLLIAVEVANATHVKLALEHDIDVLWIGARTTVNPFAVQEIADALEGTDKIVLVKNPVNPDLALWIGGVERLYNANIKKLGVIHRGFSTYEKTKYRNIPEWQIAIELQSRFPDLPLICDPSHITGNRNMIQQVSQQALDLNYDGLIIETHIDPDNAWSDAAQQVTPNTLKQIFKDLRVRKETDEADDYNSKMSRLRFNIDEYDDKIIEILSKRMAVADEIGALKKEKNVAVLQSQRWTEILDKMIAQGAGKGLGEDFIKNIFKAIHQESIIHQEKIINDTRS; from the coding sequence ATGGAAAATAGCAGCGCCATGAGGAAATGGCTGGATGATTTTAACCTGTCTCACCCACTGGTTATAGCCGGGCCGTGCAGTGCCGAAACCGAAGATCAGGTGCTTAAAATTGCACAGGAACTTAAAGATAGCGATGTAAGTATTTTTCGCGCAGGGATATGGAAACCACGAACACGCCCGGGAGGGTTTGAAGGTGTAGGGGCTATAGGATTAAAATGGCTGCAAAAGGCAAAAGCAGAAACCGGACTGCTTATTGCGGTTGAGGTTGCCAATGCCACCCACGTAAAACTGGCTTTAGAACATGATATCGATGTGCTTTGGATTGGTGCACGCACAACTGTAAACCCTTTTGCGGTTCAGGAAATTGCAGATGCCCTTGAAGGTACAGATAAAATAGTGTTGGTGAAAAATCCTGTTAACCCCGATCTTGCTTTATGGATAGGCGGTGTAGAACGTTTGTATAACGCTAACATTAAAAAGCTGGGTGTTATTCACAGAGGGTTTTCTACCTACGAAAAAACAAAATACCGTAACATTCCGGAGTGGCAGATAGCTATTGAACTGCAAAGCCGTTTCCCCGATTTACCGCTTATCTGCGATCCGTCGCATATTACGGGTAACCGAAACATGATTCAGCAGGTGTCGCAACAGGCACTTGATTTAAATTATGACGGACTTATTATTGAAACGCACATCGATCCGGATAACGCATGGAGTGATGCCGCACAGCAGGTAACACCCAACACGCTTAAGCAGATATTTAAAGATCTTAGGGTTAGAAAAGAAACCGATGAGGCTGATGATTACAATAGTAAAATGAGCCGCCTACGCTTTAATATTGATGAATATGATGACAAGATCATAGAGATACTAAGCAAAAGGATGGCAGTTGCCGATGAGATAGGGGCTTTAAAGAAAGAAAAGAACGTTGCTGTTTTGCAAAGCCAGCGCTGGACGGAGATTCTGGATAAAATGATTGCACAGGGAGCAGGCAAGGGGCTTGGCGAGGATTTTATTAAAAATATTTTTAAAGCAATACATCAGGAAAGTATTATCCACCAGGAAAAAATAATAAACGATACTAGATCTTAA
- a CDS encoding aminotransferase produces MIAARRLEQVNEYYFSGKLKEIAQMAAQGKNVINMGIGSPDMAPSPSVLEAITASLHEAGAHKYQSYQGLAELREAMAGFYQEHFGVTLNPSSEILPLMGSKEGIMHISMAFLNEGDAVLIPNPGYLAYASAAQIAGGIAVPYELSAQNNWEPDFDALEQTDLTKVKIMWVNYPHMPTGAKGSLDLLQRLVAFARKHNILLVNDNPYSFVLNDEQLSVFQVDGAREVALELNSLSKTFNMAGWRVGMLTGRQELLETVMKVKSNMDSGMFYGLQKGAIAALKSDYNWFASLNKVYDSRRKLIYKLADALGCKYDKNAVGLFVWAKLPGGEPSAEAYVDEILYESHVFITPGTVFGSAGEGYIRFSLCVPEPQIEEALLRIEKVEQLNSKFA; encoded by the coding sequence ATGATAGCAGCACGACGACTGGAACAGGTAAATGAATATTACTTCTCCGGAAAATTAAAAGAGATTGCCCAAATGGCAGCGCAGGGCAAAAACGTTATTAATATGGGTATCGGCAGTCCCGATATGGCACCATCACCATCGGTACTGGAAGCAATAACAGCATCGTTGCACGAGGCAGGTGCGCATAAATATCAAAGCTATCAGGGGTTGGCAGAACTTCGTGAGGCTATGGCAGGTTTTTATCAGGAGCATTTCGGTGTGACTTTAAATCCGTCGTCAGAAATCCTCCCCCTTATGGGGTCAAAAGAAGGTATTATGCACATTAGCATGGCTTTTTTAAATGAAGGTGATGCTGTACTTATACCCAATCCGGGTTATCTGGCGTATGCTTCGGCAGCGCAGATAGCAGGAGGGATCGCAGTGCCGTATGAGCTATCAGCCCAAAATAATTGGGAACCCGATTTTGATGCATTGGAACAAACCGATCTTACAAAAGTAAAAATTATGTGGGTCAATTATCCGCATATGCCTACAGGGGCAAAAGGAAGTTTGGATCTTTTACAGAGGCTTGTGGCATTCGCCCGAAAGCATAATATATTGTTAGTAAATGATAACCCATACAGTTTTGTACTTAATGATGAGCAACTGTCGGTCTTTCAGGTTGACGGTGCCAGAGAAGTGGCGTTAGAGCTGAATTCGCTAAGTAAGACCTTTAATATGGCGGGTTGGCGTGTAGGTATGCTAACAGGCAGGCAGGAATTGCTGGAAACGGTAATGAAGGTAAAGAGCAATATGGACAGCGGTATGTTCTATGGCCTGCAAAAAGGAGCAATAGCTGCACTTAAAAGCGATTATAACTGGTTTGCGTCGCTCAACAAGGTGTATGACAGTAGGCGAAAACTGATTTACAAACTGGCTGATGCGCTTGGATGTAAATATGATAAAAATGCCGTAGGGCTGTTTGTCTGGGCAAAACTGCCGGGAGGAGAACCATCGGCGGAAGCCTACGTTGATGAAATATTATATGAAAGCCATGTGTTTATAACACCGGGAACTGTGTTTGGCAGTGCAGGCGAAGGCTACATTCGTTTTTCGCTTTGTGTACCCGAACCACAAATAGAAGAAGCTTTGCTTCGTATTGAAAAAGTTGAACAACTAAATAGTAAATTTGCATGA
- a CDS encoding prephenate dehydratase, whose translation MNTKIAIQGIRGSFHHQVAGEYFGVDSELEECMSFPELVRSLVDNKAGIGIMALENSIAGSIIPNYALIDRNNLHIIGEHYLNISMNLMVLKGQKLEDIKEVHSHPIALLQCADFFSRYPHIKLVESVDTAETAERINNNQLKDIAAVGSPIAAQLFGLDIVAEDIHTIKSNKTRFVVVKTQNSVIPKEEINKASIKFELDDTPGNLATILNVLNNCKLNLTKIQSMPIIETPFKYSFFVDVTFLKYKHYEKAKAILEMMTTHFKVLGEYKNGKV comes from the coding sequence ATGAATACAAAAATTGCAATACAGGGAATAAGAGGTTCGTTTCACCACCAGGTGGCAGGCGAGTACTTTGGCGTGGATAGCGAGTTGGAAGAATGTATGTCGTTTCCCGAGCTTGTACGTAGCCTCGTAGATAACAAAGCAGGAATTGGCATTATGGCACTGGAAAATTCTATTGCAGGGTCTATAATTCCCAATTACGCGCTTATAGATCGTAACAACCTGCATATTATAGGAGAGCACTACCTTAATATAAGCATGAACCTTATGGTGCTGAAAGGCCAAAAGCTGGAAGATATTAAAGAGGTGCATTCTCACCCCATAGCACTATTGCAATGTGCCGATTTTTTTAGCCGTTACCCTCACATAAAATTGGTTGAAAGTGTAGATACCGCGGAGACCGCCGAGCGTATCAATAACAATCAGCTAAAAGATATTGCGGCTGTAGGCAGCCCCATAGCAGCACAATTGTTCGGACTTGATATTGTAGCGGAGGACATCCATACTATAAAAAGCAACAAAACACGGTTTGTTGTTGTAAAGACGCAGAATTCGGTTATCCCGAAAGAGGAGATAAACAAGGCATCGATAAAGTTTGAACTGGACGATACTCCAGGTAACCTGGCCACGATTCTGAATGTGCTGAACAACTGTAAACTGAACCTTACCAAGATACAATCTATGCCCATAATAGAAACGCCTTTTAAATACTCCTTTTTTGTAGATGTAACCTTTTTAAAGTACAAACACTACGAGAAAGCAAAGGCGATACTGGAAATGATGACGACTCATTTTAAAGTTTTGGGCGAATATAAAAACGGAAAAGTATGA
- a CDS encoding gliding motility protein GldA yields MSIEVKDISKSYGEQKALDAVSFSINKGEIVGFLGPNGAGKSTLMKILTTYLNADSGTALVNAHNVADQQKAVQKSVGYLPEHNPLYLDLYVREYLAFNADVYHVNKSRIEEMIQLTGLAPEAHKKIGALSKGYRQRVGLAAALLHDPEVLILDEPTTGLDPNQLVEIRELIKNIGKNKTVFLSTHIMQEVEAICDRVIIIDHGKIVTDKKLNNLVKDTKEAQLIEVEFDHPVTEILLQSLPELTTAINTKGNTWELTFVAEKDMRPAVFDFAQANNLKTLQLALKSKNLETVFREMTKKK; encoded by the coding sequence ATGTCAATTGAGGTAAAGGATATTTCTAAAAGCTACGGCGAACAAAAAGCGCTTGATGCTGTTTCATTTTCTATAAATAAAGGAGAAATTGTGGGTTTTCTGGGGCCAAACGGTGCCGGTAAATCTACCCTTATGAAGATACTTACCACTTACCTTAATGCCGACAGCGGCACTGCACTGGTTAATGCACACAATGTTGCCGACCAGCAAAAAGCGGTTCAGAAATCGGTTGGCTACCTGCCCGAACATAACCCATTGTACCTTGACCTTTATGTTAGGGAATACCTTGCTTTTAATGCCGATGTTTACCACGTAAACAAATCGCGCATTGAAGAAATGATACAACTTACAGGACTAGCACCCGAAGCACACAAAAAAATAGGCGCTCTTTCTAAAGGATACCGCCAGCGCGTTGGCCTTGCTGCCGCACTATTGCATGATCCGGAAGTACTTATCCTCGATGAGCCGACAACAGGACTTGACCCTAACCAGTTGGTTGAGATCCGTGAGCTCATAAAGAACATTGGCAAAAACAAAACTGTTTTTCTTTCTACACACATCATGCAGGAAGTTGAAGCCATTTGCGACAGGGTCATTATTATAGATCATGGTAAAATTGTTACCGATAAGAAACTGAACAACCTTGTAAAAGATACCAAAGAAGCACAGCTTATTGAGGTAGAATTTGATCACCCAGTAACTGAAATCCTTTTACAAAGCCTACCGGAACTTACTACCGCCATTAACACAAAAGGCAATACATGGGAACTGACCTTTGTTGCCGAAAAAGATATGCGCCCGGCAGTATTCGACTTTGCACAGGCTAACAACCTGAAAACACTTCAGCTTGCCCTTAAGAGCAAAAATCTTGAAACGGTATTTAGGGAAATGACTAAAAAGAAGTAA